The Miscanthus floridulus cultivar M001 chromosome 17, ASM1932011v1, whole genome shotgun sequence genome has a window encoding:
- the LOC136516507 gene encoding casein kinase 1-like protein HD16 has product MDDGDSAVRSVDKAGAAPGDDGSATPLPETVQIGNSPTYRLDRKLGKGGFGQVYVGRRISSPSVSDRTPGANALEVAIKFEHRTSKGCNYGAPYEWQVYNTLSGIHGVPRVHYKGKQGEYYIMIMDMLGPSLWDVWNNNSHSMSVEMVACIAIEAISILEKMHSKGYVHGDVKPENFLLGPPGTIEEKKLFLVDLGLATRWKDTGTGEHVEYDQRPDVFRGTVRYASVHAHLGRTGSRRDDLESLAYTLVFLLRGRLPWQGYQGENKGFLVCKKKMATSPESLCCFCPQPFRQFIEYVVNLKFDEEPNYAKCISLFDGIVGPNPEIRPINTDGAQKLIFQVGQKRGRLMMEEDDDEQPKKKIRMGMPATQWVSVYNARRPMKQRYHYNVAEGRLAQHISKGNEDGLFISSVASCSNLWALIMDAGTGFTSQVYELSPYFLHKEWIMEQWEKNFYITALAGANNGSSLVVMSRGTQYAQQSYKVSDSFPFKWINKKWKEGFYVTAMATAGSRWAVVMSRNSGFSAQVVELDFLYPSEGIHRRWDNGFRITSTAATWDQAAFILSIPKRKPADETQETLRTSAFPSQHVKDKWAKNLYLASICYGRTVS; this is encoded by the exons ATGGACGACGGCGATAGTGCCGTCCGGAGCGTCGACAAGGCCGGCGCCGCCCCGGGCGACGACGGCAGCGCGACACCGCTCCCTGAGACG GTTCAAATTGGCAATTCGCCTACTTACAGACTTGACAGAAAGCTTGGAAAGGGAGGATTTGGGCAAGTATATGTTGGTCGCCGTATTTCCTCTCCTAGTGTTAGTGACAGGACGCCTGGTGCAAATGCTTTAGAG GTTGCGATCAAATTTGAACATCGAACCAGCAAAGGTTGCAACTATGGTGCTCCTTATGAGTGGCAAGTTTACAA CACTCTTAGCGGAATTCATGGCGTACCAAGAGTacactacaaagggaagcagggaGAGTATTATATCATG ATTATGGACATGTTGGGGCCAAGCCTGTGGGATGTTTGGAATAATAACTCTCACTC TATGTCTGTTGAAATGGTGGCTTGCATTGCTATAGAAGCAATTTCCATACTGGAGAAGATGCACTCAAAAGG GTACGTCCATGGAGATGTAAAACCTGAAAACTTTTTGCTTGGACCTCCAGGCACCATAGAAGAGAAGAAACTTTTTCTTGTTGACCTTGGTTTAG CTACCAGATGGAAAGACACTGGTACAGGAGAGCATGTTGAATATGATCAGAGGCCTGATGTATTCAG AGGAACTGTTCGGTATGCTAGTGTGCATGCTCATTTGGGGAGAACTGGAAGCAGGAGGGATGACCTGGAATCTCTTGCCTACACACTTGTATTTCTTCTGCGTGGTCGCCTTCCTTGGCAAGGATACCAG GGGGAGAATAAAGGTTTCCTTGTCTGCAAGAAAAAGATGGCAACTTCTCCGGAATCTTTGTGTTGCTTTTGCCCACAACCTTTCCGACAATTTATTGAGTATGTTGTGAACTTAAAGTTCGATGAAGAACCAAACTATGCAAAGTGCATTTCTCTTTTTGATGGCATTGTTGGTCCAAACCCAGAGATAAGGCCAATCAATACAGATGGTGCTCAGAAG CTTATATTTCAGGTAGGCCAGAAGAGAGGTCGCCTTATGatggaggaagatgatgatgagcagCCCAAAAAGAAGATTAGGATGGGAATGCCTGCGACCCAATGGGTTAGTGTTTACAATGCCAGGCGGCCTATGAAACAGAG GTATCACTACAATGTTGCAGAGGGCAGGTTAGCTCAGCACATTTCAAAGGGAAATGAAGATGGCTTGTTTATAAGCTCTGTCGCCTCTTGTTCTAATCTGTGGGCTTTGATAATGGATGCTGGCACTGGATTTACTTCTCAAGTGTATGAACTTTCTCCATATTTTCTTCACAAG GAATGGATAATGGAGCAATGGGAGAAGAACTTCTATATCACTGCACTAGCAGGGGCAAACAATGGCAGTTCACTGGTGGTCATGTCGAGAG GAACACAATATGCCCAGCAGTCCTACAAAGTAAGCGACTCATTCCCTTTCAAGTGGATAAACAAAAAGTGGAAGGAGGGTTTTTATGTTACTGCTATGGCCACAGCAGGAAGTCGGTGGGCAGTGGTCATGTCCCGGAATTCTGGCTTTTCGGCACAG GTTGTGGAGCTTGACTTCTTGTATCCAAGTGAGGGTATCCATCGACGCTGGGATAATGGATTTCGCATCACGTCTACTGCAGCTACATGGGATCAGGCAGCGTTTATCTTGAGCATCCCCAAAAGGAAACCTGCTGATGAAACACAGGAAACCCTAAGAACGTCTGCTTTCCCGAGCCAGCATGTGAAG GACAAATGGGCGAAAAATCTCTACTTAGCTTCCATTTGCTATGGAAGAACAGTGTCATGA